In a genomic window of Candidatus Dependentiae bacterium:
- a CDS encoding ankyrin repeat domain-containing protein yields the protein MKNKIFILFLTIFVFNGSLLALRGKAKAIAPTAIPIAQPEEEIEEISTDQIKTKWIKVALDKDGYPNEQALKNIVLYEFFLTEPKVFKTAENKAKYKAKEKFFNENLHIKSVDGGSYTDRIYAVSLKNSPPSNSNKNIIFLKISTQEGSSQRLIEMQQTFLRKLKNAKYPDTGKKIPQKDLPTICWIEKIFKYKAADGQTNLIEITHAAQGKPVDEIYSYGSLEEVMQCAQAMGKAVGSFQQTFMNYVNPKDPWTWTTVAHNDLHGNNVFFNEKTSRVYYIDNEMMKDEYPIERDVSVNISSGWYGWKDNIIQFDFIKAYIDSFPTIEKRQALAKDIIYYGNLAPQTEQYLDTIIYGNTRTPLETAVLKKDKVAVSQLIKNGANLNNINTLTEGHTSPLILAIKNYDTSMIEFLLSNGALTDLIFEFGKTALHFATELDSLKIVKMLLKAGANPSATDIDGNTPLSIAKKHDKPDIISALQFHIAFNTLAKIKNAIVVMA from the coding sequence ATGAAAAATAAGATTTTTATACTATTTTTAACTATTTTTGTCTTTAACGGCTCTCTATTGGCTCTCAGAGGAAAGGCAAAAGCAATAGCGCCGACAGCTATCCCAATTGCTCAGCCAGAAGAAGAAATTGAAGAGATTTCCACAGATCAAATCAAAACAAAATGGATTAAAGTGGCCCTCGACAAAGATGGTTATCCAAACGAACAAGCTCTAAAAAATATAGTTTTATATGAATTCTTTTTAACCGAACCTAAAGTATTTAAAACTGCCGAAAACAAAGCTAAATACAAGGCTAAAGAAAAATTTTTCAATGAGAATTTACATATAAAATCTGTTGATGGTGGCTCATACACAGATCGAATTTATGCTGTAAGCCTTAAAAACAGTCCACCTAGCAATAGCAACAAAAACATAATATTTTTAAAAATTAGCACACAGGAAGGAAGCTCTCAAAGGCTTATTGAAATGCAGCAAACCTTTCTAAGAAAATTGAAAAATGCAAAGTATCCTGACACCGGTAAAAAAATACCACAAAAAGATTTGCCAACTATCTGCTGGATAGAAAAAATATTTAAATATAAAGCCGCAGATGGTCAAACTAATTTAATTGAGATTACTCATGCGGCTCAGGGCAAGCCAGTCGATGAAATTTACTCCTATGGATCCCTAGAAGAAGTCATGCAATGTGCTCAGGCTATGGGAAAAGCAGTTGGATCATTTCAACAGACTTTTATGAACTATGTTAACCCTAAAGATCCATGGACATGGACAACGGTAGCTCATAATGATTTACATGGAAACAATGTATTTTTTAACGAAAAAACATCCAGGGTATATTACATTGATAACGAGATGATGAAAGATGAATACCCTATAGAGCGAGATGTATCCGTAAATATTTCTTCCGGTTGGTATGGGTGGAAAGACAACATTATTCAATTCGATTTCATAAAAGCATATATCGATTCATTTCCTACGATAGAAAAAAGACAAGCTTTAGCAAAAGATATAATTTACTATGGAAATTTAGCACCACAAACAGAGCAATACCTAGACACAATAATTTATGGCAACACAAGAACGCCTCTAGAAACTGCTGTACTAAAAAAAGACAAAGTGGCAGTTTCCCAGCTTATAAAAAATGGCGCTAACTTAAACAACATAAATACATTAACAGAGGGACATACATCGCCACTGATTTTAGCTATAAAAAATTATGATACAAGCATGATTGAATTTTTATTAAGCAACGGTGCTTTGACAGATCTGATATTTGAATTTGGGAAAACAGCTCTTCATTTTGCTACAGAATTAGATAGTTTAAAAATAGTTAAAATGCTACTGAAGGCAGGAGCTAACCCGAGCGCAACAGACATCGATGGAAACACTCCTCTTTCTATCGCAAAAAAACATGATAAGCCTGATATTATTAGTGCCTTACAATTTCACATAGCATTCAATACTTTAGCAAAAATTAAAAACGCTATTGTTGTAATGGCATAA